A portion of the Poecilia reticulata strain Guanapo linkage group LG23, Guppy_female_1.0+MT, whole genome shotgun sequence genome contains these proteins:
- the LOC103459208 gene encoding podocan-like protein 1 translates to MDVKEEGITETLSQKTKQTGSHKEMYNVALPLATLFTHSEIRGTLSQNHSTFLHHQDFVRSMPNVSKTASSDSTVKLKEEEDKHLLHLGTITQTVAPKSLMDINTDPEVRKSEFITTRAAKPKPAEVRFILNGLKTKEGNHTQKFNKNTPTAKMVHFTPKPSTVLLSGKPTIVTQMENNAIFMVGHNKVPPPQPQGTKPSPRLKRLPTTAPSTSPAETSRISKNKEPSKDKRRRKDNKTRKPQEGKNKIPPPTLFPYFMDDYCPPMCACYGRVVQCSDKGVEEFPYGIPYNARCILLMNNHISSIQLDLLSEYSSMEFLSLSNNRLTDGAVEGSFEGIPVLKRLYLDRNQLQSLPTDLPVSLEELRLDNNLLEMMSEAAWAQCPSLLVLSLSNNSLGNRSGSLPPGALSSLHNLRTLNLGYNRLASAPLELPLSIKELYLRGNHLEQLSRGVFNGISQMLVLDLSANRLKSKGLLRDSLLNATHLESLNLEGNKLKQVPQNLPNSLKTLNLEGNLISSIKKASFRNLDNLEHLGLGRNAIFKVSTGAFQTLPALHQLDLCHNKLHQVPRRLPAGLHSVALAHNKIESVPSNAFCWGSQSLSLSRPVHVRLEHNLIDVGKLDVRAFRCLRRTQVVHFH, encoded by the exons ATGGACGTTAAAGAAGAGGGAATTACAGAAACCCtctcacaaaaaacaaaacaaacaggtaGCCATAAGGAAATGTACAATGTAGCACTTCCTTTAGCCACGTTGTTCACACATTCAGAAATTCGTGGCACTCTGTCTCAAAATCATTCAACTTTCCTCCATCATCAAGACTTTGTCCGTTCGATGCCTAATGTTTCCAAAACTGCTTCCTCAGACTCAACTGTCAAgctgaaagaggaggaggacaagCATCTCCTACATTTAGGAACAATAACACAAACAGTCGCTCCAAAGTCTTTAATGGACATAAACACAGACCCTGAGGTTAGAAAGAGTGAATTCATCACCACACGGGCAGCAAAGCCAAAACCAGCAGAGGTAAGGTTCATCCTCAACGGTTtgaaaacaaaggaaggaaaTCATACAcagaaatttaataaaaatacacccACTGCAAAAATGGTCCATTTTACCCCAAAGCCAAGCACAGTCCTACTGTCGGGCAAACCCACAATTGTTACGCAGATGGAAAATAACGCCATATTTATGGTCGGGCATAACAAAGTACCTCCTCCCCAGCCACAAGGAACCAAACCTTCACCCAGACTGAAACGTTTACCAACCACAGCACCATCCACGTCGCCAGCTGAAACCAGCAGGATTAGCAAAAATAAGGAACCgtctaaagacaaaagaaggaggaaagacaataaaacacgAAAGCCACAAGAGGGGAAGAATAAAATACCTCCACCAACACTCTTTCCTTACTTCATGGATGACTACTGTCCACCTATGTGTGCTTGTTATGGAAG AGTTGTCCAGTGCTCCGATAAAGGTGTTGAAGAGTTTCCATATGGAATCCCCTATAATGCCCGCTGCATCCTCCTGATGAACAACCACATCAGCAGCATCCAGCTGGACTTGCTCAGTGAATATTCATCCATGGAATTCCTTTCCTTGAGCAACAATCGGCTCACAGATGGAGCCGTGGAAGGATCTTTCGAGGGGATTCCCGTCTTGAAGCGTCTCTATCTGGACAGGAATCAACTTCAAAGTTTGCCAACTGACCTCCCAGTGTCTCTCGAGGAGCTACGACTGGACAACAATCTCCTGGAGATGATGTCTGAGGCGGCCTGGGCACAGTGTCCTAGTCTGCTGGTTTTAAGCCTGAGCAACAACAGCCTGGGGAATAGATCTGGATCTCTTCCTCCTGGTGCACTGTCCTCTCTGCACAATCTACGCACCCTGAACCTGGGTTATAATCGGCTAGCCTCAGCACCTTTAGAGTTACCACTGTCCATAAAGGAGTTATATCTTAGAGGAAACCACCTTGAGCAACTTAGCCGAGGAGTTTTTAATGGCATATCACAGATGTTGGTGTTGGATCTCAGTGCAAACAGGTTGAAGAGCAAAGGCCTTCTTAGAGATTCCCTCCTCAATGCGACACATTTGGAAAGCCTAAACTTAGAAGGAAACAAACTAAAGCAAGTGCCGCAAAACCTCCCCAACTCTCTGAAAACTCTAAATCTGGAAGGCAATCTAATATCTTCCATAAAGAAAGCCTCCTTCCGCAACTTGGACAACCTCGAGCACTTGGGACTGGGAAGAAATGCGATTTTCAAAGTATCCACCGGTGCATTTCAGACCTTGCCCGCCTTGCATCAGTTAGACCTGTGTCACAACAAGTTGCACCAGGTGCCCAGGCGACTGCCTGCAGGCCTGCACTCGGTAGCGCTCGCACACAACAAGATCGAGTCGGTGCCCAGCAACGCGTTCTGCTGGGGCAGTCAAAGTCTTAGTCTCAGCAGACCTGTACACGTACGTCTGGAGCACAACTTAATTGACGTGGGGAAGCTGGATGTGCGCGCGTTCAGATGTTTACGTAGAACGCAGGTCGTGCACTTCCACTGA